The Maylandia zebra isolate NMK-2024a linkage group LG4, Mzebra_GT3a, whole genome shotgun sequence genome segment CAACCAAATGGCTAAAAAAGGAAAGACTCAGCATGTTGCAGTGGCtaaacctgattgaaatgctttGGTGGGAACTTAAGAGATctgcgtttaaaaaaaaattcccacAAACCTCAACCAACTGAAGCGACGTTCCCCCACAACACTGTGAGATGCTGATAGCCATACAGGAAACAATCAGTTTAAGTTGTTGCTAAATGTGGCTCTACAAGCTGCTGAATGATGATGTCTACTTAGTTTTCCATGAGATTGCATACAGTCCTGtgacaactttctttttcacatcacAGAATGactgctgttgtttctgtaaTACAGATCTATAAAGAGCCATTTTGTTAATTACTTACAATACCAGAAAGTATCTTTTAAAGGATTTTTGAAACCattattaaagttgtttttttatataacttaaGGCTTTTACTATAacaaatacagtaaaaaaaattaagactttTAGGAGTCTATAGAAACCTCGCAGTTACGTTTCATTCAGTCTAACCTGATGCTTCATCTGTTTAAAGATGTGACTGTTGCGGGGATCAGGCACTTTCGCATAGGTGCACGAAGATATCAGTGGACATGCTTTGATTGGTCCTGGACAAACGCTGCCAGAGACAAGACAGTAAACAGCAAATATGTTAGACTGGGAGATCACCTCATAAAAAAGTAGAAGTAACTATGTTCATAAAGACAAAACTGGAGGGAGTTTGAATTTAATATGTTTTGTGTCCTTGGTAtactgtgatattttttttttactatatttCTCATGTTATTCAACATTTATtcagaatataaaagtatttgttAACAGTACGTAACACAATTGTGATGTGCTTCAAATATGATGTCAGAGATAAGTTTAAGATGAGCGTCTCACCTGAGTAaaatacaacacacacaaaggagCACAACAACAGACAGAACTGGTATCAATAACCCTAAAAAAAGAGGGAGAAGCGATCATTGTGAGAGAAATAATAAATAGTTCATATCTTATAACACTGCACAATCCATTACACCCTAAGTTAGTTACATCCagcaagaaaaataaagaaaaatcaacaacaacTTCAAACATAACGTCAAACCCATCCTACCTACCATACATATCTTGCTGGTGGTTTATTTTGAATGTTTCAGTGGCATTCGCTTCACGTCCAAATTCAGTAATAGCTCTCATCCACACCTCATAGTCGCCTGGACTGAGATCACGGAGCGTGAAGGGCTGATGATCATTGGAAGCATTTACATTGAACactgaaagagagaaaatgtcTGGAGTGAGGTTACGTGTGTAATCAAAGTTATTGAGTCTTTATTTATCAAATATGTCAGAGCAGGAAGTCACTAATCAGGTGTTAATCATTAATAATGCACGTATGTCAGACAGATGAAATTAGTAGGATTATACTACTGTAAAATCATCACCTATGATGAAATGACTAAAGCACAAAGGCATTAGGCTACTATgattacaaaaataaagaaaaacactgaaagtaaACTAAGAACTCTAAACTATaatcaaaaactgaaaattctAATTATTAGACCAGAGTTTATATTCCAAAAAATCCTAAATCAGAGGTCCAATACTACAAACCACGGCACATTCCTGTCATGCGTTCATGCTGCGGGTGTCAATAAAGTTGGGCTGTGAAAGTTCTTGCAAATATGGCAGAAAAGAAGTGAGGCAGTGGTAAGTTGCCATTGCTTGCTTGAAAAGGTGGGCTGGGACACAGTTCATCTGGACTCGAGCACAGTGCAAATCTAGTAGCATTCCTATCTGCACCCCACACCTGCCCCCATAAAAATCACTGGGTTCAgtagtacagggtgggccatttaaaTGGATACatcgtaataacatgggaatggttggtgatattaaagtcctgctTGTGgtacattagtatatgtgagggggcaaactccttaagatgggtggtgaccatggtggccatttagaagtcggccatcttggatactacttttgttttttcaataggaagagggccatgtgacacatcaaacttattggtaatgtcacaagaaaaacaatggtgtgcttggtttcaacgtaactttattctttcatgagttatttgcaagtttctctttgccatTGACATGTCAAAGAGGTTAACACATGAGGAgcagatcgaaattgtgttcaaactggttcagtgttggatttgccaaaatgtggacgcaagaaaactgtcactaatgaagaaacagcagtggctgtcctagcttcattcagcaagagcccacagcgtagcactcgccgcatgtcactggagagtggcattagtcgaacatcccttcggcggatattagctactcacaaatggcacccttacaaactccagctactgcagcatctcaacgaggatgacccagatcggcgcacagaatttgcagaatgggcaaaacaaaaattggaacaggaccctcagttcatgcagaagattttgttcagtgatgaggccaacttttatgtgaatggtgaagttaactaacaaaaccaccgctattggtctgacactaacccacattggatggatccctccaagactgttggaacaacaaaagtgatggtttggtgtggtatatggggtacaacaatagtgggtccattcttcatcaatggagacctcaaggccactggatatttgaaactgctacatgatgatgtgcttccctctttatgcactgaagctggcacgttccctgagttttttcagcaagatggtgcaccaccacattatgggtgccacaAAATGCACAGAATCATGAGCTCCTTGGGTTCTGCAAAAGCTTTATCTAAGAGTAAAAAAGTATTTGTGACGCTAAAGGAAACTTCAGTGAATTAGCCCAGACAGTTAAACGCAATGTGAGTGCAAGCCTGCAGGGGAGAGGGGATGGAGGGAAGTTCTTCTCGAGTATGGTACATGTCAATTGAACCTATCGTTCACACCCTAAGACAATGTACAGTCAGAAGCACAATCCAAGTGGCTGGGATACAGTGCAGGAACATCTGGGTCACGTAAGTATTAGTCCACACGTCTCAGTGGGACACACCTCTGAAAGTGGAACAACAGGGGTAAGGTCTTGTGGGACTTCCAACAGCTGTTGGCCAACCAACCAGACACTGCGGTGGTTGACAAGCATCAGGGGACTGCAGCTGTGATAGATGACGTGATCCCAGCTGATAGCAATgctagaaaaaagaaaaggagcacAAGACGACTGCTATGTACTAGTGGCTGAAGGAATAGGCGTGGAAGTCCAAAGTGGACCCAGTGGTTGTTGGGACCGTTAGGGGGTGTAAACTGAGAGAGTGGCCTTAGCAGATTCGGGGAATGTCCTGGGAAGAGTTAAGATACTGTGCGGAGCCCTCAAAATCCCAGACCTCTGGTACAAGACCTGAGCTTAAGGCAGAAATAATACATCAGgaacacatttaaaacacaaagcCAAGTCCTATATTATGCTATATAGGACTAATTCTGAGATGTTTGATAAATACAACCCAGAAAaatctttatcctgttttctgtcttttttcccttcatatgtaatgtgctttatattttaagcaTGCATGCTATCTTCTTTACTAACTATGAACAgttagctttgcaaaaatcAGCCAGAAATAACTGAACTGTAACATAGTTTGCTGCTATATACCTTTTTGCGTATCCAACCATTTGTATCCAATTTCGTAGCACCAGATCCGGGCAGTCTGCTCGGAGAGAGGAATGGCTTTCCAGTGAAGAGTCACCTCAGTCTCAGTGAGAGTTTCCACCTTAAATGACGGCACTGCTAACAGAGCtgattaagaaaaaaagaaaaaaattattatgATGAGAGAAAAGAGGCTACAGTGGCCTGAAACCATCAAAGGAACAAAGCAGAGAGCGCCACCTTTCTGACGAGAATATCCAATCTCTGTGAAGAGATGGAGGACTTTCTTGCTGTTCAATACCTTGAACACCGACACTTGGTATGCTTTGTACTCCTGAAACTGACCTGTAGGTGGAGACATACAACACACAACAGGGTTCAAAATGCAATCAACAGTtatcataacaacaacaactcttTTAATTAATGAGGTTTGACACATTACAGACCTTTAAAAAATGTTCCGTTCTGGCTTTTTTTCACTCTTATCCAGTCAAACTCTCGGCCAGGTGGAGATCCTGCCTGTTTATATTGCACCACGTATTCTTTTAGCTCGGAGACATCAGACGGTGGGTCCCAGGACACGCTGAGGTTCTCTTTATTCATCTCGAGGTTAACTTTtagaacattttcttctttaccTTAACAAGAGACCAGTGCTTAAGGTTAAATGTATCCCCTATCGGAGATGGTTAGATGCCGCTAGGGGCTTCAAAGCGTCCTGTAGTTTTTATGAAAGTCTGCACAGTCTCTTacctgttgttgatatattcaGAAACGATTCCTTTGTGGCACCTTTAGAACTGTAGGCGATTATGCTGACTGATGACACATCCTTCAGAGTGGCGTTGAGGAACCATTTTGTGGTACCGTTGCTGCACAATTGCTCCACAATTTCATGCATGTACTGCCTGTTTGGCTCGGCCGTGGACATCTGCAATTTAGAGCCGTTGCTGTAGAAAACTGTGAGGTTATATCCACGAATGAACCCACGTGCCTGAGAATCAGAGAGACTCTGGAGGGAATGGAGAAAAGGCGAGGAGAGTGAGGGATGAGTTGGCTCGTGGTGAGACAGAGTGAGCGAGTTAGTTCTCAGCCTACCTTCCAAGTCAGAAAACAGTCAGAGCTTAGAGGGGAAATACCGCAGTCCCTCCATAAATCCACTTCTCCAACAGGGTCTGAGTGGCATTGCAAGAAAGAGACAAAGCCAGGGAGATAAGGCAACATTTTCCTTCTAGCTGCACGAAAGACATGCCACTAAAACAGCTAAGAGAACAGTTACAGTTTAATGCAAAACTACAGTAATCAGCTACAATTCAAGTGGCTTCCCAATTCTGATGTAATATGTGAAAGAATGTtaaagaggttttttttaacaaaaaaacaaaaaaacccagagaAACATGAACCTTTTTTGAATTGTTCTTAAATGCTAAACTTGGGAAAGTGATGCAATCCTCGTGACATTTCTTAGGTTCCACTAAAGGTGCCATAAAGAtctaagttattattattattattatttttatcatcattattattactcCAAATGAGGACTCTCACCTGACTCTGAGCTCCTAACGCTATGGATCTTACTCCAGTCGCTCATTAATCCTGTACCACAGTCACAACGAACTTGGAATTCATAAACCGTAAAAAGGTCCGGTTCCTCCACTGCGTAGGTGCTATGTACTTCATCCTCAAACtgcacaagaggaaaaaaacaagcttGAGCATAATTTCACTGGATGACACTTTTGTCTCTCAAACTATACAATTTAACTTGCCTAATAAGCTTTTTTAAGGACTTTATTTCATGTATTCATTTGTTAATGGGGAAGAAAACCCCTAAACGCACTACACCTTTGGCCAGTCTGTTTCTCCCTTAGTCCGATATCGAATGTGACAGCGTCCAGAAGACTCTATGCAGGAAGTGTTCCACAAAAACTCCAACGGTTCCGGTTCGGCTGTAATGTCTTTAGGTGGGGGTGGCTTGGCtagcagtgaaaaaaaaagtttcatctTTAATATTACTTAAATGAAAATCAATCATTTGAAGATAAACATCAAAAAATTTTCGGTATTAGGAACTGATCATTATTACTGCCGTTTGTGGTGGCGTTTGTATTTGTGGGACTGACTCACTGATTCCTTCGACGTTAAAGACGACCGGCTGAGATTTGTTGGAGCCATTCTGGTTAACGGCCTCGACCCAAACCCGAAGTTCTCCTCCACCGGAGAAGTCCTCTCGAGGAATGCGACCGTCTAAACTGGTCCCACCTTTCACATGGCTGTCGCTGAAAGAAAAGACCAGACGAGACATGACACCAGGAGAAGTTCAAGACAAATTCAGGGGGCATTTCTTATTGTTTACAGCTGTAAAAAATGGGTTTTATTTACTGGTTATGAGCTGGCTCCCAGTGCAGGGTGTAGTTAGTGGGGATCTTAGGGTCTGACTTTGGATCCCAGGTGCACTGTATGTCCACATGGCAGCTTGTCTCGTCACATGGTCTAAAGCACTCAAGATCAGAGGGAGGAGCTGGCGGAtctgaaaaaacacaaaggacAAACACAAGTCATTGTTACCAATCTGGGTtttgtttgtagtttttcttcctgttttattttcagacCCACTTtcattatgttttatgtttcacGTGAGTTCATATCTGCTTTTTTGTTTCACCCGCTTCCCTTTGTGTGTTTAGGATGCTTTTGTTCTTGCCCGTGAGAGATAGAAGGAGGATATCCCTCCTTTGAGCTCCAAAGAGGAGAAGTCCAAAGAGGCAAACCTCTCACTGTTCTCTTCCTCCCATTAATGCTTCCTCACTCCTACTGTTTCCTCTGTCTTTCCTCTTCCTTTTCCCCATTCCTTCCTTTTCCATATTCCTTTTCCTCATGTTTGTCTCTTGCTCAATAAAAACAGTTCTTAGTTTGTACACCCTGAACTCCTTTCTCTACGTCTTCCTCTCGTGTTCCATCAGGCCAAGATGCAAGTAAAGGTGATGAGAAAAAGGCATGCTCACTCATATACAGTCATTTTACAGTGAAATCAAGCCCACACACCTACAAATAATGATTTAGAAAGtgtctctgtaataaactaaaTACATGGTTTTTCTGACAGCTGTCTAGTTTGCATTAGATTATGATTTGAAGTTCCGCTTTCCATTAAAGACAGCTGCTGCATTATTAGCCTATGCCCATCCGCTGAACCATGATTCCACACCCTCCCAAATCTGTCAACACAAAGTAGGGGGGACACGTGGGCAGACGATCTTTCAAGGCGCAGGCATAGAGTCCATGGGGCACTCAGGGAACACATCGCCCCAATGAAAGAAGCAGAGGGATTACTCCTATAAACCTCAGAGGCAGGTCTTTTTCCAACAGTgggactttttttaaattaaaaaaaaactatatcaGATATGAGTTTGTACAGTTTATACATGAAATCTTTTGTGCCAATTTAGTGAATGTCTATGTTGTGCACACACATCCCATGGAGGAGCCACGAAATAAGATGAAGAGAAGGTTTGGtgtcagtatttttatttttttttaactcacgCAGCTTTCAGCGACTTTCTCGCCACAGCACGTAGTTCCTAATGTTTTGAGTTGGCAGAGTCATCACACACCAAAGGGATCTGTGTCTTCGGCTGGACTTGAACTGTTAACCTTTTGCTTGCCAAGCAAACGTTTTAACCACTACACTAAAGACGCCAAAAGCATCAGTCCCAGCAGACAGGCCCAGGTAGTCCCACTGTGGGCAGGTCTGGGTGAACCGTGGGAAGGTGTAGGAACGGTAAAGCCACACTTAGTCCACATGAACCCGTAAGGGGGTGGGTGGGGCTTATACTGACAAGGCAGGGagaacattacattacatttcaGATTACTTTAGCTGACTGCCAACTGTGGGCTGCCAAACAGGGGTCATGTTTACAAGGATTACGATCCACTTTTTAAGCCCAGGTTTAGAAGTACTGTTGCTACTTGGATAACTGACAAGGAAATTCTCTATAACCACAGGCTTTGTGAAAAGTTCTGAATGTGCAGAAAGTCTTGAACATGAGGTGAATATGAGCAGAAACACATATTTCTAATATTGAATAACATAATTAATCCCTGACATGAAGGGGTGACATATTTAAGCATTTTATACTCTGATTTTCTGCGGATCTGAACTAAACACTAAAGaggacagaaaataaaatacattcgTATCCATGTTGAGCCCTCAGTGTCAGGGATAATACTAGAACAGCggcccccaaccttttttgcgccattgaccggtttatgtccgacaatactTTCACGGACCGTTCTTTATGGTGTtttggataaatacaacaaaataaaaccagcaccggtaccaaaaaaagaagatttattcataacacacaggaaaagacccagggaaaccgagttaacgataaaaacgataaaaaacaacgctaaaaaccgataaaaactcTGGAAACCATAAATTttacacccgagcctcaactctcgtggcccggtaccaaacgaccgTGGCCCgagggttggggaccgctgtactAGCTGACAAAGGTCAAAAGTCTGTTTCAATTATAAACTCAGAGGCCACTTGATTAGTTAAACTGTTACATGCTTCTTGTTAACACAAACATCAAATCACATAGAAAATCAGCATCCTCTGATCCGGGATGACCGGATGCTAATGctcagttcaaactgagcattagCATGAAGGAGAAATGTTATTGCAGTGACTTTCAATGTggctgttggtgccagatgggctggtgtGGCTGTTTGTCAAACTGCCATGCCTGTCATCTAAGATAGGAAACTGAGGTCAAAATTCACACAGGCTTACCAGAATTGGGTAATAGAGGAGTTTCTGCTTCCTCATTCAGATGGCAGGCTCAGAATTTGGCATACAAAAGCATGGATTCATCCAGggttgtatcaacagttcaggttGCTGGTTGTGTAATAATGTGGGGAAAATTCTCTTAGCAGTCTTTGGgccagcctacctgagtattgtttctgcccatccctttatgactacAGTGTACCCAGAGTCAGGTGGTTGCTTCCAGCACGATAAAACACCACATCACAAACCTCAGATTGGTTTCCTGAACATGACAAATAGTTCACTAcactcaaatgacctccacagtcaccagatctgaaTCTGGATGTGCGACAGACAAATCTGCAGCCATTGTAGCAATATGGACAAAATCTGTGAGGAATGTTTCCGGCAACTTGTTGAATCTTTGCAAGAAGAATAAAGGCAGACTTTGATCCAACCCACTACTAGCAAGGTGTGCTTAACGAAGTGGCAGGTGAGGTCCACTCAGTGCCtgatttgtgtgttttccatTACTTTAACTAGATCTTTTTAACATAAAGTGATGTAGAAAAGTAtcaaacatttctaaaaatacGAACAAAGTACAGGAAATTCGGCCAGTGATGCACAAAATCTTTCCCAGATGTGTTCCACAACTTGTCCTTTCAATACTGCTCAACCAAAAACCTACGCTGATGCAACACAGCAGCACGCTGAATATAAAAACTCCCAGCTCACAGAATGCAGGAAGACAGAGGAGAGATGAAgtacagaaaaaataaactgcAATGAGTTCCCACCTCGTTGTCCATCTAATCAGCCTGCACTCATCCACTTCAAGATCCCACATTACTTAAACCACACCATGCACTCTCCCTTCTCCAAAATCCAGCCTTAGCTCCCTTCTCTAGTCACTTTCTGGCAGTTCTGTCAAACCTCTCTCTCTTGCTACACCAGTCACCTTCACTGCTGCTAAAACCCAAACACACTAACAGCACgagtatttatttaatatatttaatgtgGTTCTGCGTCTTGCTAGTGGGGGCTAATTTAGCTTTTTATAACAGCTTTACTGTTAAAAAGCTCCAGATGTGTTTTaaatcagctcctttgtctcaTTTCCTAGGAAATAAAACTAAtgaaacaaaagacaaagaaaggaaaGTGACAAAACGTCTGCAATAAAACTATATTTGGTAATATCCCCACGAGTCACAGTAAAGCAAACTGACCCTGTGTGACAGACTGCGAAGCTACAATGACTCACAAACTCAGACACATGTAATGAGTGAAGAAATAAGAGTGAACACGACTGATTTACCGTCAGTTCCAACCATATTCTCCACATTTATTATCATTTAATAAGATTGCATAAGTTAAGGCTTTTAGCAAAGGTGACTATAATTGTTATAAAATGATACAGGAAGTGAGAGATGATGAAGAAAAGGGGGAGAAAGCAATAGATCTAACACTGTTCTCaaccacaagaaaaaaaatgtgcgcGCATCCGTCTAtctgtgcgcacacacacacgcatacctTTGATTTTACTCATCGCAAGATTGCCACCTTTACACGTTTCTTGTAAGCCTCTACACTTTTAGCAGTAACCCATTCAATATATGCCGACTACTGCAGGAAAGCAGATTGCAGAACAGGAAATGAGCAGTTTGTGCAGTTTGGATCCAAAACTAGTGTAGTCTAGTCAATTATGACCACTTCTctttaaaaacagcacaaacaatGAGGAAAGACTGATAGGTGTGATAGATGGGccaccaaataaataaatagtgagAATAAATAGTAAAAATGTGTTGAGATTGATGTAGTGTCCTCAGCTTCAGGAAAATGTGATGCACATAAAGCTCCCAACTAACAT includes the following:
- the il12rb2l gene encoding interleukin 12 receptor, beta 2a, like, translating into MARPITRWLLSILVTSVSAAAADPPAPPSDLECFRPCDETSCHVDIQCTWDPKSDPKIPTNYTLHWEPAHNHDSHVKGGTSLDGRIPREDFSGGGELRVWVEAVNQNGSNKSQPVVFNVEGITKPPPPKDITAEPEPLEFLWNTSCIESSGRCHIRYRTKGETDWPKFEDEVHSTYAVEEPDLFTVYEFQVRCDCGTGLMSDWSKIHSVRSSESDPVGEVDLWRDCGISPLSSDCFLTWKSLSDSQARGFIRGYNLTVFYSNGSKLQMSTAEPNRQYMHEIVEQLCSNGTTKWFLNATLKDVSSVSIIAYSSKGATKESFLNISTTGKEENVLKVNLEMNKENLSVSWDPPSDVSELKEYVVQYKQAGSPPGREFDWIRVKKSQNGTFFKGQFQEYKAYQVSVFKVLNSKKVLHLFTEIGYSRQKALLAVPSFKVETLTETEVTLHWKAIPLSEQTARIWCYEIGYKWLDTQKVFNVNASNDHQPFTLRDLSPGDYEVWMRAITEFGREANATETFKINHQQDMYGLLIPVLSVVVLLCVCCILLSVCPGPIKACPLISSCTYAKVPDPRNSHIFKQMKHQFNDPLGWICIPVCEPQPKISVLEVVKIKSPNLNPDGLVGPVTGDKFSQDDQREDAVREETGRLDRRYGKEPYSKMVDSDEETSGSSSEEEQFTSGYEQHFMPSPLEFNESLDFICIPVSETQPKNSEGLTGPVVGDESSEMESPDDQREGGREVYNKMDDPYEETGDFCNSSEEEQFTSGYEKHFMPSPLEVL